In Triticum aestivum cultivar Chinese Spring chromosome 5B, IWGSC CS RefSeq v2.1, whole genome shotgun sequence, the following proteins share a genomic window:
- the LOC123112045 gene encoding low molecular mass early light-inducible protein HV90, chloroplastic-like: MATVMAMGSFAGAAVLPRGSAGRFGARSLPALGRRTLIVRAQTNKPKTSTSIWNALAFSGPAPERINGRLAMVGFVTALAVEAGRGDGLLSQLGSGTGQAWFAYCVAVLSVASLVPLLQGESAEGRAGAIMNANAELWNGRFAMLGLVALAATEIITGAPFINV, encoded by the coding sequence ATGGCGACTGTGATGGCCATGGGCTCCTTCGCCGGTGCCGCCGTCCTGCCGCGGGGCTCGGCTGGCCGCTTCGGCGCCCGGTCTCTGCCAGCGCTGGGCCGACGCACCCTCATCGTCAGGGCACAGACAAACAAACCCAAGACGAGCACCTCAATCTGGAACGCGCTGGCGTTCAGCGGCCCTGCGCCGGAGCGAATCAACGGGCGCCTTGCCATGGTAGGCTTCGTGACGGCGCTTGCGGTGGAggcagggcgcggcgacgggcTCCTCTCGCAGCTCGGCAGTGGCACCGGGCAGGCGTGGTTCGCCTACTGTGTGGCGGTGCTGTCCGTGGCGTCACTGGTGCCGTTGCTCCAGGGCGAGAGCGCCGAGGGCAGAGCCGGCGCCATCATGAACGCCAACGCGGAGCTCTGGAACGGCCGCTTCGCCATGCTCGGCCTCGTCGCGCTCGCCGCCACCGAGATCATCACCGGCGCGCCTTTTATCAACGTGTAA